In a genomic window of Rhinoraja longicauda isolate Sanriku21f chromosome 23, sRhiLon1.1, whole genome shotgun sequence:
- the LOC144605107 gene encoding coiled-coil domain-containing protein 71L-like: protein MEVCAAEERVVYTRSQMVFAGTKALEDALRIFMPKCDDFHNSELELWDFLCSMREDGFSPLILRSKDVYGYSSCRSAVPEAKPAAQIKSAAEGAPSSRRRRQRKVGTNAGEPVTKKSKSCLTKTSASQVISRVLRGNLSRQAAAFSLTTFPTIKVEDSSSDESVSKARQRAQKILKVNLSPVIRLRPVRVA from the coding sequence ATGGAGGTGTGCGCTGCCGAGGAGCGAGTGGTCTACACCAGGTCGCAGATGGTGTTCGCTGGAACAAAGGCGCTGGAGGATGCGCTCAGGATCTTCATGCCCAAGTGCGACGACTTTCACAACTCGGAGCTGGAGCTGTGGGACTTCCTGTGCAGCATGAGGGAGGATGGCTTCTCCCCGCTCATCCTGCGGAGCAAGGACGTGTACGGATACTCTTCGTGCCGCTCCGCGGTACCTGAAGCGAAGCCCGCGGCTCAAATCAAATCTGCCGCCGAGGGGGCGCCCAGCAGTCGGCGGAGGAGACAAAGGAAAGTGGGAACCAATGCGGGGGAACCCGTCACCAAGAAAAGCAAAAGCTGCCTCACAAAGACCTCTGCCTCGCAGGTTATCAGCAGGGTTTTACGAGGCAACTTATCCAGGCAAGCCGCCGCGTTCAGTCTCACTACCTTTCCAACCATAAAAGTTGAAGATTCCTCTTCCGATGAAAGTGTTTCCAAAGCACGCCAAAGGGCTCAAAAGATTCTTAAAGTAAACTTGTCCCCCGTGATCCGATTAAGACCCGTGAGGGTGGCCTGA